CTGAACAATGTGATATTTATAGTACTAAACCCCTCTATCATGGGCTCACATATGAGTCTCACACCTTGAACCCTAGGGTCTTTGATCGAGACCCTATGCACTGGGGATGTGACGTCGGATGTGACGTGTTGACGGGACGGAAAATGTGGCCACTACACTTTTGGTCTTTTTGAaggaattatttttttaatttattttttgaattgaaTTTCGTTAATATTTAGTGAGACTTTGTGTACTAAACGGGTCGTGTCTAAAACAAACCATTGAATTTCAAATCTAAACTTTGAATAGGTCATGATGGAAGGACGGCCAAGTAGAGATATTGAAATCGAAACAATACAAGAAATCCAACAATTAAAAGACAAAACTGAATCTACCAAGtatttctataaatatatttgGACACAAATTAAACTATCAATCACATGATCAAAAAATGACTGCCCTCAACTGTGTTCACCTCACACTTATCATCATCTCCTTGACCGCGGCCATGGCCACCACCACGGGGAGCAATACGGTGTCACCGTCCGCTGTGAGGGCGGCTTATTGGCCTTCATGGTCTGTAGATAACTTCCCTCCATCAGCCATAGACACCAACTTGTTCAGTCACATATACTACGCATTTCTATCACCTAGCAACGTTACATTCAAGTTCGAATTATCGAATTCCGAGGCAAAGCTCCTCCACAACTTCACCACCACTCTCCACCACAAAAACCCACCGGTGCAGACGTTAGTCTCCTTCGGTGGCGGCGGTGGTGATCCACTTCTTTATGCCACCATGGCTTCAAAGGCTGGATCAAGAAAAATTTTCATAAATTCAGCAATTGATGTTGCAAGGAGGTTTGGGTTTGATGGGCTGGACCTTGATTGGGAGTGGCCTCAAGGCCCAAAAGAAATGATCAATTTGGGCCGCTTGTTTAAGGAATGGAGGTTTGCGATCCAAAAAGAAGCCCGGTCCACATGCCGCACTCCTCTGCTTCTCACTGCAGCCGTGTACTTCTCCGTTGACTTCTTCGTAGATAAAGTCTACCGTA
This genomic window from Tripterygium wilfordii isolate XIE 37 chromosome 9, ASM1340144v1, whole genome shotgun sequence contains:
- the LOC120005431 gene encoding class V chitinase CHIT5a-like, translating into MATTTGSNTVSPSAVRAAYWPSWSVDNFPPSAIDTNLFSHIYYAFLSPSNVTFKFELSNSEAKLLHNFTTTLHHKNPPVQTLVSFGGGGGDPLLYATMASKAGSRKIFINSAIDVARRFGFDGLDLDWEWPQGPKEMINLGRLFKEWRFAIQKEARSTCRTPLLLTAAVYFSVDFFVDKVYRRYPVGSIDRYLDWASPMCFDYHGSWNTSQTGAHAALFDPKSNISTSYGLQSWIRAGVRPSKLVMGLPLYGKTWELKDPNVNGIGAPAVGLGPGVEGVLHFSELVDYIGAHSASALYDPVTVSAYAYGGTTWIGFDDATSTKVKIGFARAHGLRGYFFWALSFDLDWEISKQASKAWIGY